One Alligator mississippiensis isolate rAllMis1 chromosome 16, rAllMis1, whole genome shotgun sequence genomic region harbors:
- the LOC102569142 gene encoding E3 ubiquitin-protein ligase RNF167, which translates to MPRHPAAVSMRPPLHLPFCVVTTFLIYETAFTEASCHVIYNHNSTCVGFNALPACFGMPLPTEELMGYLTEVTPPDGCDPIESPPPSSNSSETFIALIRRAECPFGVKVLHAQQAGYHAAVVHNVNSEELVNMLTDDKEIQQQVVIPSVFVGQSAYLYLRRALRYEKGTHVTLVASKPRLNSCQNRDKLLESFRQFWPVLFSYLSHHITSYVIQEFGFMINVLICTIPLVVCARWYKKAQKITTHTFKRGDRYETCVICMAEYEEGDHLKILPCSHAYHCACIDTWLHTQPRNKSCPFCKQQVTIEAQYIHLDRGRGPQEQAREEEGNHEEEEPNNEGGGTEERHEEEYVERHPGDDQDADEEEWYAEPDNNAH; encoded by the coding sequence ATGCCGAGACATCCAGCAGCGGTCAGCATGAGGCCGCCGCTCCATCTTCCTTTCTGCGTGGTCACCACATTCTTGATTTATGAAACTGCTTTTACAGAAGCCTCGTGTCACGTGATTTACAACCACAACTCTACCTGCGTAGGTTTTAATGCGCTGCCTGCGTGCTTCGGGATGCCTCTGCCAACAGAAGAGCTGATGGGATATTTAACCGAGGTGACGCCGCCTGATGGATGTGACCCCATAGAAAGTCCACCCCCGTCCAGCAACTCCTCTGAGACTTTCATTGCGCTCATCCGTAGGGCTGAGTGCCCCTTTGGGGTGAAGGTCCTTCATGCCCAGCAAGCTGGGTACCATGCTGCCGTTGTGCACAATGTGAATTCGGAAGAGCTGGTGAATATGCTGACTGATGATAAAGAAATCCAACAGCAGGTTGTAATACCTTCTGTCTTCGTAGGACAGTCGGCCTACCTCTATCTGAGAAGGGCTTTGCGTTACGAGAAAGGGACTCATGTCACCCTTGTGGCGTCCAAACCCCGTCTTAATTCTTGCCAAAATAGAGATAAGCTCTTGGAAAGCTTTAGACAGTTCTGGCCAGTCCTGTTTAGCTATCTGTCACACCATATCACTTCTTATGTCATCCAGGAGTTTGGGTTCATGATCAACGTGCTCATTTGCACTATACCACTTGTGGTGTGTGCAAGATGGTACAAGAAAGCCCAGAAGATAACAACGCACACATTCAAAAGGGGAGACAGGTACGAGACATGTGTGATCTGCATGGCCGAGTATGAAGAAGGAGACCACCTGAAGATCCTCCCTTGTTCTCACGCCTACCATTGTGCGTGCATAGACACATGGCTTCACACCCAGCCCAGGAATAAATCttgccccttttgcaaacagcaagTGACTATTGAAGCTCAGTATATCCACCTGGACAGAGGGAGAGGCCCACAGGAGCAGGcgagggaggaggagggcaaCCATGAGGAAGAAGAGCCCAACAACGAGGGTGGGGGAACAGAAGAGAGGCATGAAGAGGAGTATGTTGAGAGACATCCTGGAGATGACCAAGATGCAGACGAGGAGGAGTGGTACGCTGAGCCGGACAACAACGCTCACTGA
- the ZNRF4 gene encoding E3 ubiquitin-protein ligase ZNRF4, translating into MRLLQRTPLSVVALLLLVDTAVAEIFVYVVYRYNSTCKDFGALSACLGSPLPREGLRGYLMEAVPANACHPIGGPPTSANSSRAFIALIRRYDCPFGVKILHAQKAGYRAAIIHNVNSEKLVTMVTNVEEIRRQIGIPSVFTGESAAKLLRSVLGSEKVARVTLVVPEYYRNPCWDNNRFSIWDTAQYYWDLQFGYCSKHTLLLFLREFCLVLGVIISTLVIVGCVRWCRQSREIKVHRFKSGEKYDVCVICMAEYEEGDRMKILPCSHAYHGTCIDTWLRTQRQNKTCPICKQLVTYNVGI; encoded by the coding sequence ATGAGGCTTCTGCAAAGGACTCCTCTCTCCGTGGTCGCTCTCCTCCTGCTCGTAGACACGGCCGTGGCGGAAATCTTCGTGTACGTGGTCTACCGCTACAACTCCACCTGCAAAGACTTCGGCGCGCTCTCTGCATGCCTCGGGTCGCCGCTGCCAAGAGAGGGACTCAGGGGCTACCTGATGGAGGCAGTGCCTGCAAATGCGTGCCACCCTATCGGGGGCCCGCCAACATCCGCCAACTCCTCCAGGGCCTTCATTGCGCTCATCCGTCGCTACGACTGCCCCTTCGGTGTTAAGATCCTTCATGCTCAGAAAGCCGGCTATCGAGCTGCTATCATACACAACGTGAACTCGGAGAAGCTGGTGACTATGGTAACTAATGTTGAAGAAATCCGGCGGCAGATTGGGATCCCTTCTGTCTTTACTGGGGAATCAGCCGCCAAGCTGCTCAGAAGCGTTCTGGGTTCAGAAAAAGTTGCTCGTGTCACGCTGGTGGTACCTGAATATTATCGAAATCCCTGCTGGGACAATAACAGGTTCTCCATCTGGGACACTGCTCAGTACTACTGGGACCTCCAATTTGGCTATTGCTCCAAACACAcgctcttgcttttcctccgggaGTTTTGCCTGGTGCTTGGTGTGATCATCAGCACCCTGGTCATCGTGGGATGCGTGAGATGGTGTAGACAGAGCCGGGAGATAAAAGTGCATCGGTTCAAAAGTGGAGAGAAGTATGATGTGTGTGTGATCTGCATGGCAGAGTACGAGGAAGGAGACCGGATGAAGATCCTCCCTTGTTCTCACGCCTATCACGGCACGTGCATTGACACGTGGCTTCGCACCCAGCGGCAAAATAAGACCTGTCCAATATGCAAACAGCTGGTGACTTATAACGTAGGGATTTGA